From Phaeodactylum tricornutum CCAP 1055/1 chromosome 23, whole genome shotgun sequence, one genomic window encodes:
- a CDS encoding predicted protein — MTSPYGSTWTTRASAADNDWNGLTYGDGIFVAVASTGLGNRVMTSPDGIAWASRPSAADNNWTAVAYGNGMFVAVAASGIGDRIMTSPDGITWTLRGNAVDNEWRSVTYGDGTFVAVASTGIGNRVMTSPDGIQWTIQTSAADNWWSAVTYGDGTFVAVAATGTGDRLMTSPDGITWTTQTSAPDMDWRSVTYGDGMFVAVASTGIGNRVMTSPDSVTWTSQASANDNDWHSVTYGNTTFVAVSKTGIGNRVMTSG, encoded by the coding sequence ATGACAAGTCCTTATGGTAGCACATGGACGACACGAGCGAGTGCTGCAGATAACGACTGGAATGGTCTGACGTACGGTGATGGGATATTCGTCGCTGTTGCCAGCACGGGCCTTGGCAACCGggtcatgaccagtccaGACGGCATCGCGTGGGCTAGTCGACCGAGTGCTGCGGACAATAATTGGACTGCAGTGGCGTACGGTAATGGAATGTTCGTCGCGGTTGCCGCATCTGGTATTGGCGACCGTATCATGACGAGTCCTGACGGCATAACTTGGACACTCAGAGGGAACGCCGTAGACAATGAGTGGCGAAGCGTAACGTATGGTGATGGGACGTTCGTCGCTGTAGCGAGTACCGGCATCGGGAACCGGGTTATGACGAGTCCCGACGGCATCCAGTGGACGATTCAAACCAGCGCTGCCGACAATTGGTGGTCTGCCGTCACGTATGGCGACGGGAcgtttgttgctgttgcggcAACCGGCACTGGCGATCGGCTCATGACAAGTCCCGACGGGATCACATGGACGACTCAAACAAGTGCCCCAGACATGGATTGGCGCAGCGTGACGTATGGGGATGGGATgttcgttgccgttgcgaGTACCGGTATCGGCAACCGGGTCATGACAAGTCCAGACAGCGTGACGTGGACAAGTCAAGCCAGTGCCAACGACAATGACTGGCACTCCGTGACTTATGGCAATACGACATTCGTTGCCGTGTCAAAAACTGGAATCGGAAACCGGGTCATGACCAGTGGTTAA
- a CDS encoding predicted protein: MARVRKATGPTRKGATEMVPEERVEEETPFEAVESPSKDSDNETQPSSMGDDNDSQSEIESYKIDTDIDFKYNPNFFEDKKALESVLRNTMGFGDIHVKSLQNEGLKTANDFLLISMSDINDLCDKLLFATVYRARLRAFATWLRSQPDNINITQEWTIPVMQLEMQMKAQASPSKRQSVERLRTRARLKEPRLVIRHAGHQTDDIPKFLSQGKSLHGIETIDGDYIPFELKGRTSLLYSRVPTRHELENCLHIDLTSDQPWDPNSKDWEDNEQRYTRHDRQRNARYTATDNADEENFYHGYFSLPDSKEFPVLPANNNVMNPHDVVREIKYATARVSKSSPRDLDVDRDKLRRILGHVPMEVVDRTLEATTQLAERSGKMPLHRRFKTKFEQLRYRRLKCTLYSDTFKSTVKSSRGHTHTQGFVCGDSYFVYHFLMKAESEADQGLASIIQDIGIPAQIHTDNAKVETLSKWKKITSGHWIKVTVTEPYSPWQNRCEHEFGAVRIQTRLVMETTQCPEQLWDYAITYVVIVRNNTARKALNWQTPLTVMTGDTSDISELLDFEFYEPVQYFDNPEIKFPQAKAKVGRWLGIATNVGQAMCYYVLTDKGTVIARSTVTPLHKVDSTALQTSLTAFDAMIRDIYQPTDFAHSTKKQAASLRRDEAMKVARKTGEPEDPGVRNRHVLYDLNEGADHDQVEPGLSVDDYYGNDDEKESGSSDLLVGSEVLLTKGGIQHLGKVTKRDKMASPRAQTKQPIMLLSSMMVLKRFMDTMLCLTLCISKSMMMVMNGILLKILLTIKGAHVAAEDERKVGSSVLNGPMVNTPGSLLPL; the protein is encoded by the exons ATGGCCCGAGTTCGCAAGGCAACCGGTCCTACCCGGAAGGGAGCGACCGAAATGGTGCCGGAGGAGcgagtggaagaagaaacgcccTTTGAGGCCGTTGAGTCGCCGTCCAAggacagtgacaatgagacGCAACCATCGTCCATGGGCGATGATAATGACTCACAGTCTGAGATCGAGTCGTACAAGATTGATACCGACATTGATTTCAAGTACAACCCAAACTTTTTTgaggacaagaaagcccTTGAAAGTGTTCTAAGGAATACTATGGGATTTGGAGATATCCATGTGAAGTCACTCCAAAACGAAGGTTTGAAGACCGCAAATGATTTCTTGCTTATTTCTATGagtgacatcaatgatctttgcgacaagcttttgtttgcaacagtttACAGGGCTCGCCTACGGGCATTTGCTACATGGTTACGTAGTCAACCCGACAACATAAATATTACCCAAGaatggacaattccagtTATGCAATTGGAAATGCAGATGAAGGCGCAAGCGTCTCCATCAAAGCGGCAAAGCGTAGAGCGTCTACGGACCCGCGCACGGCTAAAAGAGCCAAGACTAGTA ATTCGGCACGCCGGACATCAGACTGATGACATTCCGAAGTTTTTATCCCAAGGGAAATCTCTTCACGGAATTGAAACAATTGATGGCGACTACATTCCTTTTGAATTGAAGGGACGCACATCATTGTTGTACTCACGAGTACCTACTCGCCATGAGCTTGAGAACTGCCTGCACATTGATCTCACATCTGATCAACCCTGGGATCCAAACAGCAAAGACTGGGAGGATAATGAGCAGCGCTACACGCGTCATGaccgacaacggaatgcACGCTATACCGCAACTGATAATGCGGATGAGGAGAACTTTTACCATGGGTATTTCTCTCTCCCTGACTCTAAGGAGTTCCCGGTTCTACCGGCAAACAATAATGTTATGAACCCACATGATGTCGTACGCGAGATCAAATATGCTACTGCacgggtttcaaaatctagcCCACGGGATCTAGATGTCGATCGAGACAAACTTCGCCGCATCCTGGGACATGTTCCTATGGAAGTAGTTGACCGAACACTGGAAGCTACAACACAACTTGCGGAACGCTCTGGCAAAATGCCACTGCATCGACGTTTTAAAACGAAGTTTGAACAATTGCGATACCGCCGGTTGAAGTGTACGTTATATAGCGACACTTTCAAATCTACTGTTAAATCCTCCCGAGGACACACGCATACCCAAGGGTTTGTATGTGGTGATTCTTACTTTGTATACCACTTTCTTATGaaagcggaatccgaagCAGACCAAGGTCTTGCGTCAATTATACAAGATATAGGAATTCCGGCACAAATTCACACCGACaacgcaaaagtggaaaccttaagcaaatggaagaaaatcacTTCCGGTCACTGGAtaaaagtcacagtcacggaaCCATACTCACCGTGGCAAAACcgttgcgaacacgaattcgGTGCGGTTCGGATCCAGACACGACTTGTTATggaaacgacacaatgtCCAGAACAGCTTTGGGACTACGCCATTACCTACGTGGTAATTGTGCGTAATAATACCGCTCGCAAAGCCTTAAATTGGCAAACGCCATTAACGGTTATGACAGGTGACACGAGCGATATTTCAGAATTGTTGGATTTCGAGTTCTACGAACCGgtacaatattttgacaatcctgaAATTAAATTTCCTCAAGCTAAGGCTAAAGTTGGTCGGTGGCTTGGTATTGCAacaaatgttggacaagctATGTGCTACTATGTCCTAACAGACAAAGGAACCGTGATAGCGCGATCCACAGTCACACCACTTCACAAAGTTGATTCGACTGCTTTGCAAACCTCTCTTACAGCTTTTGATGCTATGATAAGGGATATTTATCAGCCTACTGATTTTGCTCACAGCACTAAAAAGCAAGCAGCCTCGTTACGACGAgatgaagcaatgaaggtTGCCAGAAAAACTGGTGAACCTGAAGATCCAGGAGTCCGTAATAGACATGTTCTGTATGACTTAAATGAGGGAGCCGACCATGACCAAGTGGAACCAGGACTATCAGTTGATGATTACTAcggtaacgacgacgaaaaagagtctGGTTCGTCGGATCTCCTTGTCGGCAGCGAAGTACTCCTTACTAAGGGAGGTATACAACATCTAGGCAAAGTCACCAAGCGTGATAAAATGGCCAGCCCAAGGgctcaaacgaaacaaccaattATGTTGTTGAGTTCAATGATGGTactgaagagattcatggatacAATGCTCTGCTTGACGCTGTGTATAAGCaagtcgatgatgatggtaATGAATGGTATACTtttgaagatattgttgaCCATCAAAGGCGCCCACGTGGCGGCcgaggacgaacgaaaggTTGGTTCCTCCGTGTTAAATGGGCCAATGGTGAATACACCTGGGAGCCTCTTACCTctttaa
- a CDS encoding predicted protein, which produces MADVANILKCAYSVGLLIFSTIIIMGLIFNEETKLSSDVHSAVAFIAIWVGVLWLTMVEGGQGSLVGLAPVNGELYKDSHPIAYKCTSIAHKGDNLDRYLLGRQFMVVLTVFTINISGGPLKDAELWGFPSVLTNMFLGSGLAMILFTAMIGQLNSQVNASLCMLDYINNYFALFTFWVAMAIEFSGLLHASYLVQMLVAALSGKKIESNEEPRNGLQNLFFWSRCLVSLAILAYCFAVTLAALFDGKTTMWEGVPSAVAVIVFFLLMSVVGLLEGMQIAFFAVAKIPKSERGDSVFAKKTCELLFKGEGNNLPGFMIGRQLCVVSCMFFIARVTSVEIAEGEENIFGVSDGVQKLFDTGLLGAIITTIVASISWQLVASAFPIAFLSNPFTYIFLRICLLLEAIGICSGAWVLAAIHKKIAGFQRDEVYIGTAEERAAKNMSDNTEQLHLGAGHLVKLPGFAEHAPPALKALMETNPSVAVYLNSIHDMETGKGNKGQESETETE; this is translated from the coding sequence ATGGCGGACGTTGCCAACATTTTGAAGTGTGCCTACTCGGTGGGCCTGCTCATCTTCTCTACCATCATCATTATGGGTCTCATCTTcaacgaagaaaccaaacTCTCGTCCGACGTTCACTCAGCCGTTGCCTTTATTGCTATCTGGGTCGGTGTGTTGTGGCTAACCATGGTGGAGGGCGGCCAAGGGTCTTTGGTCGGTCTGGCGCCCGTTAACGGAGAGCTCTACAAGGACTCCCATCCAATCGCCTACAAATGCACTTCGATTGCCCACAAGGGCGACAACCTCGATCGGTACCTGCTGGGTCGCCAGTTCATGGTGGTGCTGACTGTCTTCACCATCAACATCTCGGGCGGTCCCCTCAAGGACGCCGAGCTTTGGGGTTTCCCTTCTGTCCTGACCAACATGTTTCTGGGTAGTGGTCTGGCCATGATTCTCTTCACGGCCATGATTGGCCAGCTGAACTCTCAAGTCAACGCGTCACTGTGCATGCTCGACTACATTAACAACTACTTCGCGCTGTTCACCTTCTGGGTCGCTATGGCGATTGAGTTTTCCGGTCTACTTCACGCCTCCTACCTTGTGCAGATGCTTGTTGCTGCGCTTTCCGGCAAAAAGATCGAGTCCAACGAGGAGCCGCGCAACGGACTACAGAACCTCTTCTTTTGGTCGCGCTGTCTCGTTTCTCTCGCCATCCTGGCCTATTGCTTTGCGGTGACTTTAGCCGCTCTCTTTGACGGCAAGACCACCATGTGGGAAGGTGTTCCGTCGGCTGTTGCTGTCAttgtcttcttcctgctCATGTCCGTTGTTGGCTTGCTCGAGGGTATGCAGATTGCCTTCTTTGCTGTGGCTAAGATCCCCAAGTCCGAGCGAGGAGATTCCGTGTTTGCCAAGAAGACGTGCGAACTTCTCTTCAAAGGCGAAGGAAATAACCTTCCGGGCTTCATGATTGGGCGACAGCTGTGTGTTGTTTCCTGCATGTTCTTCATTGCTCGCGTCACTAGTGTCGAGATTGCCGAAGGAGAAGAGAACATCTTCGGAGTCTCGGACGGCGTCCAAAAGCTCTTCGACACGGGTCTTCTCGGGGCCATCATCACCACAATTGTGGCGTCCATTTCATGGCAGCTTGTGGCCTCAGCCTTCCCTATCGCTTTCCTGTCCAACCCCTTCACCTATATCTTCCTTCGCATTTGTCTTCTGTTAGAAGCTATTGGTATCTGCTCCGGAGCTTGGGTTCTTGCTGCGATTCACAAGAAAATTGCCGGTTTCCAGCGTGACGAGGTGTACATTGGTACTGCCGAGGAACGTGCCGCCAAGAACATGAGTGACAACACAGAGCAGCTACATTTGGGAGCCGGCCATTTGGTCAAACTTCCTGGCTTTGCTGAGCACGCGCCACCGGCCTTGAAGGCGCTTATGGAGACCAATCCGTCCGTTGCCGTATACCTCAACTCCATTCATGACATGGAGACtggcaaaggcaacaaaGGTCAGGAGTCCGAGACTGAGACCGAGTAA